In Chitinophaga nivalis, a single genomic region encodes these proteins:
- a CDS encoding RagB/SusD family nutrient uptake outer membrane protein: MKRIAFNIPAAGVLLLGLLVTGCNKMLDIKDPVNSITTNQVFQSDEQAAIALNGLYSYLISGGELEVNTGETLGNDLYSAGGITLAAGHSADELYHPSLSGDDKYYVETAARITLQKLGYSTKLWKSAYKAIFNANALIEGVKAAKSKEFTQAYRQRVMGEALAVRAMGYFYLVNLFEKIPLALSIDYNDTRQLPSASPAVVYQQIISDLEEASGYLSEDYDGNNVERIRINKWYVKAMLARVYLYTKNYEKAWQHANDVINRTDLFKLESLHDVFGISSREVIFQLKQVNTLRARGNATPEGYVKTGRYLTPMLMNAFETGDNRKTAWTAAIAGGPFTPAGFSPDKYKINSTNFVFGGYRSEYYVVMRLAEMYLIRAEANMLRGAVNKNAVIDDLNAIRVRAGLKGLPYTLTDQQVTDAIAQERRIELFAEWGHRWLDLKRTNKATAVLSAIPYKQPWNQHQLLYPIPPDEIRWDNHLSQNIGY; the protein is encoded by the coding sequence ATGAAAAGAATTGCTTTCAATATACCTGCAGCCGGTGTTTTATTGTTAGGCCTGCTGGTAACAGGTTGCAATAAAATGCTGGATATAAAGGACCCGGTAAATTCGATCACTACCAACCAGGTTTTCCAGAGTGACGAGCAGGCAGCTATTGCGCTCAATGGTTTGTATTCTTACCTGATCAGTGGAGGAGAACTCGAAGTCAATACGGGGGAGACGCTGGGCAATGATTTATACAGTGCCGGAGGCATTACGCTGGCAGCCGGACATTCTGCAGATGAATTATATCATCCCTCGCTCAGCGGGGATGACAAATACTATGTGGAAACTGCCGCCAGGATTACATTGCAGAAGTTGGGCTATTCCACGAAATTATGGAAGTCGGCCTATAAAGCGATTTTCAATGCCAATGCGCTGATAGAAGGTGTAAAAGCTGCTAAGTCAAAAGAGTTTACGCAGGCCTACCGGCAAAGAGTGATGGGCGAAGCGCTGGCAGTGCGGGCAATGGGATATTTCTACCTGGTAAACCTGTTCGAAAAAATTCCTCTTGCCTTATCCATCGATTATAATGATACACGCCAGCTCCCTTCCGCCAGTCCTGCCGTTGTATACCAGCAAATCATCAGCGACCTGGAAGAAGCGTCGGGGTATCTTTCTGAAGATTATGATGGTAACAACGTGGAGCGCATCCGGATCAATAAATGGTATGTGAAGGCAATGCTGGCAAGGGTGTACCTGTATACCAAAAATTATGAGAAAGCCTGGCAGCATGCTAATGATGTGATTAACAGGACGGATTTGTTTAAACTGGAAAGTCTGCATGACGTGTTCGGCATATCCAGCCGGGAAGTTATTTTCCAGTTGAAGCAGGTCAATACGCTGCGGGCACGAGGCAATGCCACGCCTGAGGGATATGTCAAAACGGGCCGGTACCTCACGCCGATGCTCATGAATGCTTTCGAAACGGGCGATAACAGAAAGACCGCCTGGACAGCAGCTATTGCCGGCGGCCCATTTACACCTGCCGGTTTTTCTCCGGACAAGTATAAAATCAATTCCACCAACTTTGTGTTTGGAGGATACCGATCCGAATATTATGTAGTGATGCGGCTCGCGGAAATGTACCTGATCAGGGCGGAAGCGAATATGTTGCGGGGCGCGGTCAATAAGAATGCCGTGATCGATGATCTGAACGCCATCAGGGTACGTGCCGGATTGAAAGGGCTGCCTTATACTTTAACCGATCAGCAGGTAACGGATGCCATTGCGCAGGAAAGACGTATAGAGTTGTTTGCTGAATGGGGACATCGCTGGCTGGATCTGAAAAGAACGAACAAGGCTACAGCCGTGCTTTCGGCGATCCCTTACAAACAGCCGTGGAATCAGCATCAGTTGCTATACCCCATTCCTCCGGACGAAATCCGCTGGGACAATCACCTCTCCCAGAATATCGGCTACTAG